From Xylocopilactobacillus apis, a single genomic window includes:
- a CDS encoding acyltransferase domain-containing protein: MSLKKNLKLIEMPSRISFAILDFCYSDQNFEDDRTLFYFNEEKLFHKISQTGNPNLYMLVFLCRIMDQTEQIYKKQWISDKIFVDSMKDLTIWAESYFERTQTYGVDQWHWLALTMKGKVFRLGRLQFEPKLLTEAITKGNDHFSIGTKYLKIHIPAGNHLSNGLVSDSLKQASEHWLDYQIGICESWLLAPALIKILSSNSNILQFQRRFILLNTDLHNKQAEERIFNFVQDIKHYPAQTSLQKKAQSFLLSGKKIGTAKGYLFLKS; the protein is encoded by the coding sequence ATGAGTTTAAAAAAGAATCTTAAATTAATAGAAATGCCTTCAAGAATTAGTTTCGCAATTCTTGATTTTTGTTATTCTGACCAAAATTTTGAAGATGATCGAACCCTTTTTTATTTTAACGAAGAAAAGTTATTTCATAAAATTTCCCAAACTGGCAATCCAAACTTATACATGTTGGTTTTTCTTTGCAGAATAATGGACCAAACTGAACAAATATACAAAAAGCAGTGGATATCAGACAAAATATTTGTTGATTCAATGAAAGATTTAACAATTTGGGCCGAAAGTTATTTTGAGAGAACTCAAACATATGGAGTTGATCAGTGGCATTGGTTAGCTTTGACGATGAAAGGTAAAGTTTTTCGTTTAGGAAGGTTACAGTTTGAGCCCAAATTACTTACTGAGGCGATTACTAAGGGTAATGATCATTTTTCAATTGGGACTAAATATTTAAAAATTCATATTCCTGCTGGCAATCATTTATCTAATGGATTAGTTTCTGATTCGCTAAAGCAAGCATCAGAACATTGGCTGGATTATCAAATAGGGATTTGTGAATCTTGGTTATTAGCTCCCGCATTAATCAAAATTTTATCTTCAAATAGTAATATTTTGCAATTTCAAAGACGTTTTATTTTGCTTAATACTGATTTACACAACAAGCAGGCGGAAGAGAGAATTTTTAATTTTGTTCAGGATATAAAACATTATCCAGCTCAAACATCTTTACAAAAAAAGGCGCAATCTTTTCTTCTTTCTGGAAAAAAGATTGGCACCGCTAAAGGATATTTATTCTTAAAGTCATAA
- a CDS encoding NAD(P)H-dependent oxidoreductase, protein MKRQEQIRKDLIEVFNRRYATKKFDQTKKISNEDWQIIMEAARLSPSSFGYEPWKFLLIENQQIKEDLKDLAWGAVNSLNGASHFIICLARNDVTADSKYAKYMVEEVFHNQYEEHSPRTDAFRNFQANDFQLNDSKSLFEWACKQTYIALGNMLTTAAWLGIDSCPIEGFNREKVSSYLIDHNLMDPEHYGLSHMAGFGYRDQQITPKTRQPLDKIYEVIK, encoded by the coding sequence ATGAAAAGGCAAGAACAAATCCGTAAAGATCTTATTGAAGTTTTTAATCGTCGTTATGCAACGAAAAAGTTTGATCAGACTAAAAAAATATCTAATGAAGACTGGCAAATTATTATGGAAGCAGCCAGATTATCTCCTAGTTCTTTTGGCTATGAGCCATGGAAGTTTTTATTGATCGAAAATCAGCAAATAAAAGAAGACTTGAAGGATTTGGCTTGGGGAGCAGTAAATAGTCTGAATGGTGCGAGTCACTTTATTATTTGTTTAGCTCGTAATGATGTCACTGCTGATAGTAAATACGCCAAATATATGGTTGAAGAGGTTTTTCATAATCAATATGAAGAGCATTCTCCGCGGACTGATGCTTTTCGAAATTTTCAAGCAAATGATTTTCAGCTTAATGATTCAAAATCTTTATTTGAATGGGCATGTAAGCAGACATATATTGCATTGGGTAATATGTTAACCACTGCTGCATGGCTTGGGATTGATAGTTGTCCAATCGAAGGATTTAATCGTGAAAAGGTTAGTAGTTATTTAATTGATCATAATTTAATGGATCCAGAGCATTATGGACTTTCTCATATGGCAGGATTTGGTTATCGAGATCAGCAAATCACTCCAAAGACACGTCAACCGTTAGATAAAATTTATGAAGTTATAAAATAA
- a CDS encoding acyltransferase, whose amino-acid sequence MEISRRTRSHVDYSHYRQSNFEVLRILSMYAIIIHHLIAHSGFTWSQFKVTPIKIWLMSILPLGKVGVGTFILITGYFTFRHPPKLKTLLRIVTTTSFYSILIYILANLTIPGTRVTPQTFFQSVFPIISNFYWFATAYFFMYILMPYLNTLAEKMALKQYIILLAVLIFVICGPAYLMYYGIPVYGYTDVAVMVLLWFTGAFLRKYEQYINIRSWLLLIFLLVLIAGNFLFHFWGFNIGIEHPKVYTYTMNIGMYNYSFYSYVVAIVVFLLFRNMRLKPNFLVNYAASGVFAVYLIHDNPYISGLIFRNFIHFTKVKELPMVMQQTFTIPAVILFVCLLIEYSRTIMFGKFQNYYINFLAKIIGKLDLIFTKILARVFKRRKTD is encoded by the coding sequence ATGGAAATTTCACGAAGAACAAGATCGCACGTAGATTATAGTCATTATCGTCAGTCAAATTTTGAAGTGCTGCGTATATTAAGTATGTACGCAATCATTATTCACCATTTAATTGCCCACAGCGGCTTCACGTGGAGTCAATTTAAAGTTACGCCAATTAAAATCTGGCTGATGTCAATACTCCCTTTGGGAAAAGTTGGTGTTGGAACTTTTATCCTGATTACGGGATATTTTACTTTTCGGCATCCTCCCAAGTTAAAAACGTTGTTGCGCATTGTAACTACTACCAGCTTTTATTCAATCCTGATTTATATTTTGGCTAATTTAACCATTCCAGGCACAAGGGTTACACCGCAAACTTTTTTTCAGAGCGTATTTCCAATTATTTCTAATTTTTATTGGTTTGCGACTGCTTACTTTTTCATGTATATTTTGATGCCTTATCTTAATACTCTTGCAGAAAAAATGGCTTTAAAACAATACATTATTTTGTTGGCAGTATTAATTTTTGTAATTTGCGGACCGGCTTATTTAATGTATTATGGGATCCCCGTTTATGGTTACACAGATGTTGCAGTTATGGTTCTTTTATGGTTTACGGGAGCATTTCTTCGCAAGTATGAGCAATACATTAATATCAGAAGCTGGCTTCTGCTTATTTTCTTACTAGTTCTAATTGCAGGTAATTTTTTATTTCACTTTTGGGGTTTTAATATTGGAATTGAACACCCTAAGGTTTATACATATACAATGAATATCGGAATGTATAACTATAGTTTCTATAGTTATGTTGTGGCAATTGTGGTTTTTCTTTTATTTAGAAACATGCGGTTGAAGCCTAATTTTCTTGTCAATTACGCAGCCAGCGGCGTTTTTGCTGTTTATTTAATTCACGATAATCCATATATTTCTGGCTTAATTTTTAGAAATTTTATTCATTTTACCAAGGTAAAAGAATTACCGATGGTAATGCAACAGACTTTTACAATTCCAGCGGTGATACTTTTTGTTTGTCTTTTGATAGAGTATTCAAGAACAATTATGTTTGGTAAATTTCAGAATTATTATATTAATTTTCTTGCAAAAATAATTGGTAAACTTGATCTAATTTTTACTAAGATTTTAGCGCGTGTTTTTAAAAGAAGAAAAACTGATTGA
- the csn2 gene encoding type II-A CRISPR-associated protein Csn2 → MTKSLTIFPFDPISLKNGYNSINIQNIPLFWKIINSLKEEDKDVLVFSENNKILDFSKYIVYLGDIGSCPSPKQVFYKQILKKLNSFISDESKHNIYLLDREIRNILSKEVFNLGLPLEVSQEWSFDDIIKMLDLSYSFHQNTNPIDLLNEFVDLSFYLGDIRILIFTNLSYYFSKEEFEKVVYELESKEVLVLSLNLSIEGISKNEADKHGCFIDSDFTMFTNW, encoded by the coding sequence ATGACTAAATCTCTGACAATTTTTCCTTTTGATCCGATTAGTTTAAAAAATGGCTATAATTCAATAAATATTCAAAATATACCTTTGTTTTGGAAGATAATAAATAGTTTAAAAGAAGAAGATAAGGATGTTTTAGTATTTAGCGAAAATAACAAAATTTTAGATTTTTCTAAGTATATAGTTTATTTAGGAGATATTGGAAGTTGTCCAAGTCCAAAACAAGTTTTTTATAAACAAATCTTAAAAAAATTAAATAGTTTTATTTCTGATGAAAGTAAACATAATATTTATCTTTTAGATCGTGAGATCAGAAATATTCTTTCAAAAGAAGTTTTTAATTTAGGATTGCCCTTAGAAGTAAGTCAGGAATGGTCTTTTGATGATATAATTAAAATGTTGGATTTAAGTTATAGTTTTCATCAGAATACAAATCCAATAGATTTACTTAACGAGTTTGTGGATTTATCTTTTTATCTTGGTGATATTAGAATTTTAATTTTTACCAACCTTAGCTATTATTTTTCTAAGGAAGAATTTGAAAAAGTTGTCTATGAGCTTGAGAGTAAAGAAGTTTTAGTTTTGTCGTTAAATTTGTCAATTGAGGGCATAAGTAAAAATGAAGCGGATAAACATGGTTGTTTTATTGATAGTGATTTCACTATGTTCACTAACTGGTAA
- the cas2 gene encoding CRISPR-associated endonuclease Cas2 — protein MSLRYRVMRLLIFFDVPTLTADDRRNYRKLHQSLVKEGFLMIQESVYSRVLINKQSAAFLEERIQRVAPVNGIVQSMIVTEKQYSEIKFLAGKKIDDVRNSDERMIVI, from the coding sequence ATGAGCTTAAGGTATCGTGTTATGAGATTATTAATTTTCTTTGATGTACCAACTTTGACTGCAGATGATCGAAGAAATTATCGTAAGTTGCATCAATCTTTAGTTAAGGAGGGCTTTTTAATGATTCAGGAATCAGTTTATTCTAGAGTTTTAATAAATAAACAATCTGCTGCTTTTTTAGAAGAAAGAATCCAAAGAGTTGCTCCAGTAAATGGAATTGTTCAATCAATGATTGTTACTGAAAAGCAATATTCTGAAATTAAATTTCTTGCAGGTAAAAAGATTGATGATGTTAGAAATTCTGATGAACGGATGATCGTAATATGA
- the mscL gene encoding large conductance mechanosensitive channel protein MscL, which translates to MSSNDKNSIASGFRRFLLRDNVIGMAIGLVVGSAFSNIIRSFVSNLINPFVSIILNRVNFAQKVLQVGEGPNAIYVRWGQFISDLLNFLILAFIVYMIIWWLNKTIAKNPEDRFGYNAELDELKEIRKIMAYQTLQQDKERKQQKEYNYRNGSANEPRNNEHYRR; encoded by the coding sequence ATGTCTAGTAACGACAAGAATTCAATAGCTTCAGGTTTTCGCCGTTTTCTTTTACGAGATAATGTGATTGGAATGGCAATCGGCTTAGTAGTAGGATCAGCTTTTTCAAATATTATTCGTTCTTTTGTCAGTAATTTAATTAACCCATTTGTAAGCATTATCTTAAATCGTGTTAACTTTGCCCAAAAAGTACTACAGGTTGGTGAAGGTCCAAATGCAATTTATGTTCGTTGGGGTCAATTCATAAGTGACTTACTTAATTTTTTAATTTTGGCTTTCATCGTTTATATGATTATTTGGTGGTTAAATAAAACCATTGCTAAAAATCCAGAAGATCGTTTTGGGTATAATGCTGAGTTGGATGAGCTAAAAGAAATTCGAAAAATTATGGCATATCAAACCTTACAGCAAGATAAAGAACGGAAACAACAGAAAGAATACAATTACAGGAATGGATCTGCTAATGAGCCAAGAAATAATGAACATTATCGAAGATAA
- the cas1 gene encoding type II CRISPR-associated endonuclease Cas1, producing the protein MGWRTVVITKHSKASYKMEHLIIQTEDDVVKIPMSDIQILLIATTESVITSHLVMELAKRDIKIIFTDNKKMPVGEFNPYYSNLNRNRNILKQISWDSDKKSLLWQAIIKIKITNQAKLLAKYDREKYDGNLANIDLEELINQIEIGDVTNREAVAARMYFQRLFDTKFNRRNDENEINGYLNFGYSILLSLITQEICCAGYLTELGVHHNSMENFYNLASDFIEPFRIFVDEIAFNKTPGSELDMSDKLELVDLLNQTITTNNGDALLSGVIKTFVRSCLKYLSEDVENIPELEIKV; encoded by the coding sequence ATGGGATGGCGAACAGTTGTTATAACTAAGCACTCAAAAGCTTCTTATAAGATGGAACATTTGATTATTCAAACTGAAGATGATGTTGTAAAGATACCGATGTCGGATATTCAAATTTTATTAATTGCAACAACTGAATCGGTTATAACATCTCATCTTGTAATGGAATTGGCAAAAAGAGATATAAAAATCATCTTTACGGATAATAAGAAAATGCCTGTTGGAGAGTTTAATCCGTATTATAGTAATTTAAATCGAAATAGAAATATTTTAAAACAAATTTCCTGGGATTCAGATAAAAAATCGTTGTTGTGGCAGGCGATTATAAAAATAAAAATTACTAACCAAGCAAAGCTCTTAGCAAAGTATGACCGCGAAAAATATGATGGGAATCTGGCAAATATAGATTTAGAAGAATTAATTAACCAGATTGAAATTGGAGATGTTACCAATCGAGAAGCTGTCGCGGCCAGAATGTATTTTCAAAGATTGTTTGATACAAAGTTTAATCGAAGAAATGATGAAAATGAAATTAATGGTTATTTAAATTTTGGATATTCGATACTATTATCGTTAATAACTCAAGAAATTTGTTGTGCTGGATATTTAACTGAGTTAGGGGTTCATCATAATAGTATGGAAAATTTTTATAATCTTGCTTCAGATTTTATAGAACCTTTTCGAATTTTTGTTGATGAAATTGCCTTTAATAAAACACCGGGATCAGAATTAGATATGTCTGATAAATTAGAATTAGTAGATCTTTTAAATCAAACAATTACAACGAACAATGGAGATGCGTTGTTATCAGGTGTTATCAAGACGTTTGTTAGAAGCTGTCTTAAATATTTATCAGAAGACGTTGAGAATATCCCTGAATTAGAGATAAAAGTATGA